A window of the Brassica napus cultivar Da-Ae chromosome A2, Da-Ae, whole genome shotgun sequence genome harbors these coding sequences:
- the LOC106384577 gene encoding DDT domain-containing protein PTM-like, whose protein sequence is MEGKVARPRGRPRKRPRGEDQNGVSNRGKRPFLEIKPAVPRSLLGSYVLKEFDDSRVSLGKVVSYSSGLYRVEYEDGGFEDLKTCYLRKLIIGDGYFDDELRCRRCKLDDLVMNKEEKKKTVNEVEVATTCSSSSSSGSGAEECEEDSRDLDMETTTSPLVQVPPVDLPCSSGTIGIPEEAVVHLLSVYGFLRSFSVQLYIYPFGLDEFVGALNFSGPNSLLDAVHVALMRALKVHLERLSSQECEVASNCLRCIDWSLLDALTWPVYLVQYFSAMGHASGSQWKVFSEFVVEKEYYSLPAVMKLKILQILCDDVFDVADIRAEIDTREESEVGYDPDGVNADLPESGPRRVHPRFAKTSACKEKEHSEFVAMNEPTNFSSRRTDGGLNGVSSDLDGNSDECRLCGMDGTLLCCDGCPLAYHSRCIGVLKMYIPDGPWYCPECTINKMGPAIAHKTSLRGAVYFGVDPHGRLFLGTCNHLIVLKICVHADADIKYYSVTDIPKVVLVLLSATIHRLEYMCICKAISEYWGLPGDVISHLRAVEANLARMQKEGGDEVSELIKPDNGSSSSRNNIQNAFGLCASASGYAGGLVLGRSSGTQGKNFVAGGITHKGLSFKPHAYINHYSNGELAASAAATLAVLLSEETHEPDQPKFSNAKKAASSNILLQVKAFSLVASSFFWPSPDKKEITRERCGWCHSCKLTSASRRGCMLNAAVTGATKSAVKIFSGLFPLKNGEGVLSSIAAYILYLEESLRGLIAGPFLSESLRKQWRKKVEEASTCKAMKALLLELEENICSIALSSDWLKLIDDWLIEHSIFQSARVTVGATQKRGPGKRKQRNQAEVTAEGSNDDSFTWWRGGKLSKVILLKAVLVKPMIRKAAWQGGLKKFPEFNYGDGSYIPKRSRRSMWKAAVESSKNISQLALQVRYLDTNIRWNELVRPEQNLQDVKGPETEATVFRNASIRDKKIIDNKVRYGVAFGNQKHLPSRVMKNVIEVEKTEDGNEKFWFAEARVPLYLTKEYEESLHRVVHVPFIKKPTKRISKLQKKQLKASRANIFCYLASRRDNTEKCSCASCHLDVLLRDATTCSACGGFSHKGCTMSTQHTAEKVDIHVTCKRCYLARARSLININHRHPTTPSVVINGQHQNAVTPTIKTQIKPLIQQFQSSNTRDNASGAKQITPDCNKSKHKTLSWGVIWRKKNLEDTGVSFRQQHILLAAQSHQYNPGPVCWICKLPYNPRLTYIHCTSCDKWYHIEAIKLEESKIPEVAGFKCCKCRRIRSPECPYMDPVLKEQKQMKNVCFKRKKHGKGNTGMDSDSERMSEPKDSIPSTPSFTFEDAFAPEDDPLLVSVSKVEQITPKGMDSVPGPQKLPVRRQMKRDDTEGNSSLSYTEFSTYSESQTFVKPEMEPTLPAMEWDASDNNNNSNNMVEGELMFDYEDMEFEPQTYFSLTELLTADDSGQCNGYGYDKDATGNTDNTNPNPQVETMEECRTFIYDNTIPCQICMHVDPGPDLTCHTCNMTIHSHCSPWEEESAFTGGGWRCGRCREWMSV, encoded by the exons ATGGAAGGGAAGGTGGCTAGACCTAGAGGTAGACCTAGGAAACGCCCTAGGGGAGAGGATCAGAACGGTGTCTCTAACCGAGGGAAGAGACCGTTTCTGGAGATTAAACCGGCAGTTCCCAGATCCTTACTCGGTAGCTACGTGTTGAAAGAGTTTGATGACAGTAGAGTCTCTCTAGGGAAGGTAGTTTCCTACAGCTCTGGGCTGTACAGAGTTGAGTATGAGGATGGTGGTTTTGAGGATTTGAAAACTTGCTATCTTCGGAAGTTGATTATTGGGGATGGTTACTTTGATGATGAGTTGCGTTGTAGAAGATGTAAACTCGATGATCTTGTAATgaacaaggaagagaagaagaaaacagtgaatgAAGTTGAGGTGGCTACTActtgtagtagtagtagtagctCAGGCTCTGGTGCAGAAGAGTGTGAAGAAGATAGCAGGGATCTAGATATGGAAACTACTACGTCTCCTCTTGTTCAAGTTCCTCCTGTGGATTTGCCTTGTTCGTCAGGAACGATTGGGATCCCTGAGGAGGCTGTGGTGCATCTGTTATCTGTATACGGGTTCTTGAGATCGTTTAGTGTTCAGCTGTATATCTACCCTTTTGGATTGGATGAGTTTGTGGGAGCGTTGAATTTCTCAGGACCGAATTCTTTGCTTGATGCTGTTCATGTGGCTTTGATGCGGGCGCTGAAGGTTCATCTTGAGAGACTGTCGTCGCAGGAGTGTGAAGTGGCTTCGAACTGCTTGAG GTGCATTGATTGGAGCTTGCTCGATGCGCTAACTTGGCCTGTTTATTTGGTTCAGTACTTTTCTGCCATGGGACATGCAAGTGGGTCTCAGTGGAAAGTGTTTTCTGAATTTGTTGTGGAGAAAGAGTATTATTCCTTACCCGCAGTGATGAAGTTGAAGATCCTGCAAATTCTGTGTGATGACGTCTTTGATGTAGCAGATATAAGAGCTGAAATCGATACTCGAGAAGAATCTGAAGTTGGATATGACCCTGATGGAGTTAATGCTGATCTTCCTGAAAGTGGACCTAGAAGGGTCCATCCTAGATTTGCTAAAACCTCCGCTTGCAAGGAGAAAGAGCATAGTGAGTTTGTTGCAATGAACGAGCCTACAAATTTTAGTTCAAGACGTACTGATGGTGGCCTTAACGGAGTTAGCTCAGATCTGGATGGAAACAGTGATGAATGTAGGCTCTGCGGCATGGATGGTACATTGCTGTGCTGTGATGGATGCCCTTTAGCATATCACTCAAGATGCATTGGCGTGCTCAAAATGTATATACCAGACGGGCCGTGGTATTGTCCAGAATGCACCATTAACAAAATGGGGCCAGCGATTGCCCATAAAACGTCACTCAGGGGAGCAGTGTATTTTGGAGTGGATCCACATGGGCGGCTCTTCTTGGGTACATGCAACCACTTAATAGT GCTTAAAATTTGTGTACATGCGGATGCAGATATCAAATACTACAGCGTCACTGACATTCCAAAAGTTGTACTGGTGCTTTTGTCTGCAACGATCCATAGACTGGAGTATATGTGTATATGCAAAGCGATCTCGGAATACTGGGGTCTGCCTGGAGATGTGATCTCTCATTTAAGAGCAGTGGAGGCTAATTTAGCTCGCATGCAAAAAGAAGGGGGAGATGAGGTGTCAGAGCTGATTAAGCCCGATAATGGAAGTAGTTCCAGTagaaataatattcaaaatgcGTTTGGCCTCTGCGCATCTGCTTCAGGATATGCTGGGGGTCTAGTTTTAGGTAGATCAAGTGGAACGCAGGGGAAGAATTTCGTTGCTGGCGGCATTACACACAAGGGTTTATCATTTAAACCTCATGCATACATTAATCACTACTCAAATGGAGAATTGGCTGCATCAGCTGCTGCTACGTTGGCTGTCCTATTGTCAGAGGAAACCCATGAACCTGACCAACCCAAGTTTAGTAATGCCAAGAAAGCTGCCTCAAGTAACATCTTGCTACAGGTGAAAGCATTTTCGTTAGTTGCCTCAAGTTTCTTCTGGCCAAGTCCTGATAAGAAGGAAATTACCAGGGAAAGGTGTGGCTGGTGTCATTCGTGCAAACTCACATCAGCGAGCAGGAGAGGATGCATGTTAAATGCGGCTGTAACAGGGGCAACCAAAAGTGCTGTGAAAATTTTTAGTGGCCTTTTTCCTCTAAAGAACGGGGAGGGTGTGCTTTCTAGTATTGCAGCATATATCCTATACCTAGAGGAAAGTTTACGTGGTCTCATTGCGGGACCATTTCTCAGTGAGAGCCTTAGGAAACAGTGGCGTAAGAAGGTAGAGGAGGCCTCAACATGCAAAGCGATGAAAGCCCTCCTGCTTGAA CTTGAGGAAAATATTTGCAGTATAGCTCTGTCAAGCGACTGGCTTAAACTAATAGATGATTGGCTAATAGAACATTCTATTTTTCAAAGCGCTCGAGTTACTGTTGGGGCTACACAGAAACGTGGACCTGGTAAGAGGAAGCAGAGGAACCAGGCTGAAGTTACTGCCGAGGGTTCTAATGATGATAGCTTTACTTGGTGGCGAGGGGGTAAGTTATCAAAAGTTATACTCTTGAAGGCAGTCTTGGTGAAGCCAATGATAAGGAAAGCAGCTTGGCAAG GTGGTCTGAAAAAGTTTCCTGAGTTCAATTATGGTGATGGCTCTTACATTCCTAAAAGAAGCAGGCGCTCAATGTGGAAAGCTGCAGTTGAAAGTAGCAAAAACATTTCTCAGCTTGCTCTTCAG GTTAGATACTTGGATACGAATATAAGATGGAATGAACTTGTACGCCCAGAGCAAAACCTACAAGATGTTAAAGGTCCAGAGACAGAGGCCACTGTTTTCAGGAACGCTAGTATACGGGACAAAAAGATTATAGATAACAAGGTTAGGTATGGAGTTGCCTTTGGAAATCAAAAGCACCTTCCGTCTCGTGTCATGAAGAATGTCATCGAAGTCGAGAAAACTGAAGATGGAAACGAAAAGTTTTGGTTCGCTGAAGCACGCGTTCCTTTATATTTGACCAAAGAATATGAAGAAAGTTTGCATAGGGTGGTCCATGTGCCTTTTATCAAGAAGCCAACAAAAAGAATCTCAAAGCTCCAGAAAAAGCAACTGAAAGCTTCTCGagcaaatatattttgttatctaGCCTCTAGGAGGGATAACACGGAGAAGTGTTCTTGTGCGTCATGCCATCTTGATGTTTTACTGAG GGATGCAACAACATGCAGTGCTTGCGGAG GTTTCTCTCACAAAGGATGTACTATGAGTACACAACACACAGCTGAGAAGGTTGATATTCATGTAACATGCAAACGGTGCTACCTTGCAAGAGCGCGTTCACTAATCAATATCAATCATAGACATCCAACAACACCCTCTGTTGTGATCAATGGACAACATCAAAACGCAGTCACTCCAACCATTAAGACACAGATTAAGCCTCTTATTCAACAGTTTCAGTCTTCCAACACACGCGACAACGCTTCAGGAGCTAAACAAATCACTCCTGATTGTAATAAGAGTAAACACAAGACACTGTCTTGGGGAGTCAtatggagaaagaagaacttggaagaCACAGGTGTTAGCTTCAGACAGCAGCATATTCTGTTGGCTGCACAATCTCATCAATACAATCCGGGACCTGTTTGCTGGATCTGCAAACTGCCGTATAATCCTCGTCTAACATATATTCATTGTACAAGCTGCGACA AGTGGTATCACATTGAAGCTATTAAGCTCGAGGAGTCGAAAATTCCTGAAGTTGCTGGATTCAAGTGTTGCAAATGCCGTCGCATACGATCACCAGAATGCCCTTACATGGATCCTGTACTCAAGGAACAGAAACAGATGAAAAACGTATGCTTCAAGCGCAAGAAACATGGGAAAGGAAATACAGGAATGGATTCTGATTCTGAAAGAATGTCTGAACCAAAAGACTCCATACCCTCTACTCCTTCGTTTACTTTCGAAGATGCGTTTGCTCCAGAGGATGATCCTCTCTTGGTGTCAGTTTCAAAAGTCGAGCAAATCACACCTAAGGGTATGGATTCTGTGCCGGGACCTCAGAAGCTACCAGTGAGGAGGCAAATGAAACGTGATGACACAGAAGGGAACAGTAGTCTTTCTTATACCGAGTTTTCAACGTATTCTGAGTCACAGACTTTTGTGAAACCAGAAATGGAGCCAACGTTGCCTGCCATGGAATGGGATGCAtctgacaacaacaacaacagcaacaacatGGTTGAAGGCGAGCTAATGTTTGACTATGAAGACATGGAATTTGAACCCCAAACCTATTTTTCGCTGACCGAGTTGCTTACAGCAGATGATAGTGGCCAGTGCAATGGATATGGCTATGACAAAGATGCGACAGGGAACACGGATAACACAAACCCAAACCCTCAGGTTGAGACGATGGAAGAGTGCAGAACATTTATCTATGACAATACAATTCCATGTCAGATATGTATGCATGTGGATCCAGGGCCTGATCTCACATGCCACACTTGTAATATGACAATACATTCCCATTGCTCTCCATGGGAGGAGGAATCTGCTTTCACCGGAGGTGGCTGGAGATGCGGTCGTTGCCGTGAGTGGAT GAGTGTCTGA
- the LOC106406605 gene encoding F-box protein At1g30790-like — MEGSKQSLSRRLGREQDHADNHTTTIPFDLIIEILSFLPAKSLIRLQSVSKLWFSTIRTKNFIDLFLARSKTRPRLLLPYMHVESKKRFILSAPEHNKEEDKSASTVTLRHDMTILDPLYYVISRPVNGLICCVRDSSISVCNPATRQIVKLPDVTLNGGDMYARLGYDPVEDQYKVLCVMIAKFNSFGPYGQDIRQEHLVCTVTSSEKQEWRKIENSTIDSYRIFSGGICIDGVIYYEIGQSRIVRFDVRTETITIIQAPEESDFAATFPSTLFNYKGKLGGVDYKNVMRLWILEDAEKQEWSSMTCEFPSELKCLLGSYVVCKGDIHNGELMVFHPWSWSLKPFFVWYYDFKKESIIKKVEIKVDGEFRRIHGIGEKTCQMLCYPGYFENIRFL, encoded by the coding sequence ATGGAAGGTTCAAAACAGTCTCTCTCACGACGACTAGGACGTGAGCAAGATCATGCTGATAACCACACAACAACCATTCCTTTTGATCTCATCATTGAGATACTCTCTTTCCTTCCCGCAAAATCACTCATACGATTACAATCCGTGTCGAAGCTATGGTTCTCTACTATCCGCACTAAAAATTTCATCGACTTGTTCCTCGCTAGATCCAAGACTAGACCTCGTCTCCTTTTACCTTACATGCACGTAGAATCCAAAAAACGTTTCATATTATCCGCTCCTGAACACAACAAGGAGGAGGACAAGTCAGCATCCACCGTCACCCTCAGACACGACATGACAATCTTGGATCCCCTCTACTACGTCATATCTCGCCCCGTAAACGGTTTGATTTGTTGCGTACGTGATTCATCCATCAGCGTTTGTAATCCTGCCACTAGACAAATTGTGAAACTGCCAGATGTTACACTCAACGGAGGAGACATGTACGCACGTCTTGGCTATGATCCAGTCGAAGATCAATACAAAGTGTTGTGTGTGATGATAGCGAAATTCAATTCATTCGGCCCTTACGGACAAGATATCCGACAGGAGCATTTAGTGTGCACAGTGACATCATCAGAGAAACAAGAGTGGAGAAAGATTGAGAACAGCACCATAGATAGTTATCGTATCTTCAGCGGAGGGATATGCATTGACGGCGTTATATACTATGAAATTGGACAGTCAAGGATAGTTAGATTCGATGTTAGAACTGAGACCATTACGATAATTCAAGCACCTGAAGAATCAGATTTCGCGGCAACGTTCCCTTCAACTCTTTTTAATTACAAGGGAAAACTGGGAGGTGTAGATTACAAAAACGTTATGAGATTGTGGATTCTTGAGGATGCTGAAAAACAAGAATGGTCGAGCATGACGTGTGAGTTTCCTTCTGAATTAAAATGTTTACTTGGGAGTTACGTAGTGTGTAAAGGAGATATTCACAACGGCGAGCTTATGGTGTTTCATCCATGGTCATGGTCACTGAAGCCATTTTTTGTTTGGTATTATGATTTTAAGAAAGAGagtataataaaaaaagtagaaataaAGGTGGATGGTGAGTTCAGACGTATCCATGGGATCGGTGAGAAAACATGTCAGATGTTATGTTATCCAGGCTACTTTGAGAATATTAGGTTCTTGTGA
- the LOC106406595 gene encoding F-box protein At1g30790-like yields MTISDPVYYTMSRPVNGLICCMRDSSIAVCNPATRQIVKLPDVTRNRRCIHAFLGYDPVEDQYKVLCVMMTRFDWSRPHEQDIQQEHLVCTVTSSEKQEWRKIENTTIDIYRTVIGGGMCIAGAIYYEVRQSRIVRFDVRTESIKLIKAPEESNFSRTFPSSLLNYNGKLGGVEYDYKKVMRLWILEDAEKQEWSSMTSVLPSKLKCLLGSHVVSKGDVHTGDLMVFYPWSWSSKPFCVCYYDFKKESIIRKVEVVVDGDLRRIHGIGEKKCQFGCYPGYFENIRFL; encoded by the coding sequence ATGACGATCTCGGATCCTGTCTACTACACCATGTCTCGACCCGTGAACGGTCTGATTTGTTGCATGCGTGATTCATCGATCGCAGTTTGTAATCCGGCCACTAGACAAATTGTGAAACTGCCAGATGTTACACGCAACAGAAGATGCATACATGCATTTCTTGGTTATGATCCAGTCGAAGATCAATACAAAGTGTTGTGTGTCATGATGACGAGATTCGATTGGTCACGTCCTCACGAACAAGATATCCAACAGGAGCATTTAGTTTGCACAGTGACATCATCTGAGAAACAAGAGTGGAGAAAGATTGAGAACACCACCATAGATATTTATCGTACCGTCATCGGCGGAGGGATGTGCATAGCTGGCGCTATATACTACGAAGTTCGACAGTCAAGGATAGTTAGATTCGATGTAAGAACTGAGAGTATTAAGTTAATTAAAGCACCTGAAGAGTCAAATTTCTCGAGAACATTCCCTTCCAGTCTTTTAAATTACAATGGAAAATTGGGAGGTGTagaatatgattacaaaaaggTTATGAGATTGTGGATTCTtgaggatgctgagaaacaggAATGGTCGAGCATGACGTCTGTATTGCCttctaaattaaaatgtttactTGGGAGTCACGTAGTGTCTAAAGGAGATGTTCATACCGGCGATCTTATGGTGTTTTATCCATGGTCATGGTCATCTAAGCCATTTTGTGTTTGCTATTATGATTTTAAGAAAGAGAGTATAATAAGAAAAGTCGAGGTAGTGGTGGATGGTGATTTAAGACGTATCCATGGGATCGGTGAGAAAAAATGTCAGTTCGGATGTTATCCAGGTTACTTTGAGAATATTAGGTTCTTGTGA